One genomic segment of Nitrosopumilus sp. includes these proteins:
- the meaB gene encoding methylmalonyl Co-A mutase-associated GTPase MeaB, producing the protein MLDLLADLKKGKRGAIAKAISLVENDPKEAKILIKKIFKDTGNSIIIGITGPAGAGKSSLINTTSVALKKLGTKPAVLAIDPTSHVTGGAILGDRVRMTESTDSGTYIRSIASRGSTGAISHSLRNSIRVLEYAGFNPIIIESVGAGQTEVEISTIADITVVVFNPNTGDSIQTIKAGLTEIGDIYLVNKSDLSGTNQLFDAVRDFIGATERNPIILKTSVKKNTGITEFAKTLKDMMASKKKIKKEKDHERLVAELKDIVLNNIDEKIEEMLDSNKTFSTYIKKLQSKTMNPFDAGDKITKSLIK; encoded by the coding sequence GTGTTGGATTTGTTAGCTGATCTAAAGAAAGGAAAACGTGGAGCAATTGCAAAAGCTATTTCCTTAGTGGAAAATGATCCAAAAGAAGCAAAAATTCTCATAAAGAAAATTTTCAAAGATACTGGAAATTCAATTATTATAGGCATTACAGGTCCTGCAGGTGCTGGAAAAAGTTCTTTGATAAACACCACGAGTGTTGCATTAAAAAAATTGGGAACAAAACCAGCAGTACTTGCAATTGATCCTACCAGTCACGTTACAGGTGGTGCAATTTTAGGGGATAGGGTTAGGATGACTGAATCTACTGATTCAGGAACATACATTCGAAGTATTGCATCTCGTGGTTCTACTGGTGCTATTTCTCATTCATTACGAAACAGTATTCGTGTTTTAGAATATGCTGGGTTTAATCCAATAATTATTGAAAGTGTTGGAGCTGGTCAGACTGAAGTAGAAATATCCACAATTGCAGACATTACTGTAGTAGTTTTTAATCCAAATACTGGGGATAGTATTCAAACAATCAAAGCTGGATTAACTGAAATTGGCGATATCTATCTTGTAAACAAGAGTGATCTTAGTGGTACAAATCAACTCTTTGATGCGGTGAGAGATTTTATTGGAGCTACTGAACGAAATCCAATAATTCTAAAAACATCTGTAAAGAAAAATACTGGAATTACAGAGTTTGCAAAAACTCTCAAAGATATGATGGCTTCAAAAAAGAAAATAAAGAAAGAAAAAGACCATGAACGATTAGTTGCAGAGCTCAAAGATATTGTTTTAAATAACATTGATGAAAAGATTGAAGAGATGTTAGATTCTAATAAAACATTTTCAACATATATTAAAAAATTACAATCAAAAACTATGAATCCATTTGATGCAGGAGACAAAATTACAAAATCTCTAATAAAGTGA
- a CDS encoding Lrp/AsnC ligand binding domain-containing protein: METAFVLVNCDLGSEESVIDELKHIESVHEVHGTFGAYDIIAKIENSDREKVRETITWNIRKIPHVRSTLTLMGIPGQC; the protein is encoded by the coding sequence ATGGAAACTGCTTTTGTCTTGGTAAATTGTGATCTTGGTTCTGAAGAATCGGTAATTGATGAGCTAAAACATATCGAATCTGTACATGAGGTTCATGGTACTTTTGGGGCTTATGATATCATCGCAAAGATTGAAAACTCTGATAGAGAAAAGGTCAGAGAAACTATTACTTGGAATATTAGAAAAATACCTCATGTTCGCTCTACACTTACATTAATGGGAATCCCAGGACAATGTTAG
- a CDS encoding methylmalonyl-CoA mutase — MAAKKSSKSKEPEKKIFTDSNFEVKRIYQKSSKKRPVEDAGVYPYTRGIHPGMFRDRFWTMRQYSGFGDAKLTNERFKFMLEKGQTGLSMAFDLPTQIGYDSDAPQAEGEVGKVGVSITSIKDMMTAFEGIPLGKVSSSMTINSTASTLLAYYIAVGESQGFKSHELRGTTQNDILKEYIARNTYIYPPQPSMRLIGDMIEYCAQKVPSWYPVSISGYHMREAGCTATQEVAFTLANAIAYIQTCLDKGLKIDEFAPRLSFFFCCTIEFFEEVAKFRVARKVYAKILKEMFHAKNPRSLQLKFHTQTSGESLTAQQPDNNIVRVAIQTMAAVAGGTQSLHTNSRDEALALPTQESAKIALRTQQIVAHESGITKTADPLGGSYYLEELSDQIEEGVWKYLKKIQKMGGSVKAIEKGFFQSEIRQNAYRLKKEADDGERILVGVNKYVEEEVQPDLLRIGGKIEIQQKKALKALRSSRDKKKWENSLSAMKSAADTEENLMPYIITAAKAFATTGEISNTFREVFGEYRPKEVF, encoded by the coding sequence ATGGCTGCAAAAAAATCATCAAAATCAAAAGAACCTGAAAAGAAAATTTTTACAGATTCTAATTTTGAAGTAAAGAGAATTTACCAAAAATCTTCAAAGAAAAGACCTGTAGAAGATGCAGGAGTTTATCCATACACACGTGGGATTCATCCTGGAATGTTCCGTGATAGATTTTGGACAATGAGGCAATACTCTGGTTTTGGTGATGCAAAGCTCACGAATGAGAGATTCAAGTTTATGCTTGAAAAAGGACAAACTGGTCTTAGTATGGCATTTGATTTGCCTACTCAGATAGGATATGATTCTGATGCTCCGCAAGCTGAAGGAGAAGTTGGCAAAGTTGGAGTCTCAATTACATCCATTAAAGATATGATGACTGCTTTTGAAGGAATTCCATTAGGTAAGGTTAGTTCATCGATGACCATCAATTCTACTGCATCCACGCTTCTTGCTTACTACATTGCAGTTGGTGAGTCTCAGGGATTCAAAAGCCATGAACTTCGTGGAACAACTCAAAATGATATCTTAAAAGAATACATTGCAAGAAATACCTACATCTATCCCCCACAACCCTCAATGAGATTAATTGGTGATATGATTGAGTATTGTGCACAAAAAGTTCCTTCATGGTATCCTGTTTCAATTTCTGGTTATCATATGAGAGAGGCTGGTTGTACTGCAACACAGGAGGTTGCATTTACATTGGCAAATGCAATTGCATACATTCAAACTTGTTTAGATAAAGGATTAAAAATTGATGAGTTTGCTCCGAGATTATCTTTCTTCTTTTGTTGTACAATTGAATTCTTTGAAGAAGTTGCAAAGTTTAGAGTTGCAAGAAAAGTCTATGCAAAAATTCTAAAAGAAATGTTTCATGCAAAAAATCCTCGTTCATTACAATTAAAATTCCATACTCAAACAAGCGGTGAATCATTAACTGCTCAGCAACCTGATAATAACATTGTTCGTGTTGCAATTCAGACGATGGCTGCTGTTGCTGGAGGAACACAGTCACTTCATACAAACTCTCGAGATGAGGCACTTGCATTACCAACACAAGAATCTGCTAAAATTGCTCTGAGAACCCAGCAAATTGTAGCTCATGAGAGCGGTATTACAAAGACTGCTGACCCACTAGGGGGATCATACTATTTGGAAGAACTATCTGATCAAATTGAAGAGGGTGTATGGAAATATTTGAAGAAAATTCAGAAAATGGGCGGTTCTGTAAAAGCAATTGAGAAGGGGTTTTTCCAATCTGAAATTAGACAAAATGCGTATCGTTTAAAGAAAGAAGCTGATGATGGAGAGAGAATTCTAGTTGGAGTAAACAAGTATGTTGAAGAAGAAGTTCAACCTGATTTGCTAAGAATTGGAGGAAAAATTGAAATCCAACAAAAGAAGGCTCTAAAAGCACTACGTTCATCTCGTGACAAAAAGAAATGGGAAAATTCCTTGTCTGCAATGAAGAGTGCAGCTGATACTGAAGAGAATCTTATGCCTTACATAATAACTGCTGCTAAAGCATTTGCTACAACTGGTGAGATAAGTAATACTTTCAGAGAAGTTTTTGGCGAGTATCGCCCAAAAGAAGTTTTTTAG
- a CDS encoding Lrp/AsnC ligand binding domain-containing protein: MQTYILLTCNPGHEKEIITLLKSMDFVLEVNGIWGKYDIFLKVKHDIESGLDRIIETLRQIENVTSSYTMPILFGQGGTIDD; the protein is encoded by the coding sequence ATGCAAACATACATTCTACTTACATGCAATCCTGGACATGAAAAAGAAATAATCACTCTTCTAAAAAGTATGGATTTTGTATTAGAGGTAAATGGTATTTGGGGAAAGTACGATATTTTTCTTAAAGTTAAACATGATATAGAATCTGGTTTAGATAGAATTATCGAAACTTTAAGACAAATTGAAAACGTCACAAGTTCTTACACTATGCCCATCCTGTTTGGTCAAGGTGGAACTATAGATGATTGA
- a CDS encoding CBS domain-containing protein: MLPRIDSIKQIRQKIGITQKKLAAMTGVSTSMINQIESGRSQPSYETAKKIFESLAKLEGESSSHTAGDFCSKDIVKLKPTNTLHDAIKKMHQLSISQIPVFSNSEIVGVVSEDGIVKHLADLGEAELKNAKLADTMDPVPPIVDYDTPANVLVPLIRYSKCILVSKKSKIVGIITASDTLKMME, translated from the coding sequence TTGCTACCTAGAATTGATTCAATAAAGCAGATAAGGCAAAAAATAGGAATTACCCAAAAAAAACTGGCTGCCATGACAGGAGTCAGTACATCAATGATCAATCAGATAGAATCAGGAAGAAGTCAGCCTAGTTATGAGACTGCAAAAAAAATTTTTGAGAGTTTGGCAAAACTAGAAGGAGAATCATCATCCCATACTGCTGGAGATTTTTGCAGCAAGGACATTGTAAAGTTAAAACCAACTAACACACTTCATGATGCAATTAAAAAAATGCATCAATTGTCAATTAGTCAGATTCCAGTTTTTAGTAATTCTGAAATTGTAGGAGTTGTGTCTGAAGATGGAATTGTAAAACATTTAGCAGATCTTGGAGAAGCTGAATTAAAAAATGCAAAACTTGCAGATACAATGGATCCAGTTCCACCTATTGTAGATTATGACACACCAGCAAATGTTCTAGTTCCATTAATTAGATATTCAAAATGCATTTTAGTATCAAAGAAATCAAAGATTGTTGGAATCATTACAGCTTCGGATACTTTGAAAATGATGGAGTAA
- a CDS encoding aldo/keto reductase, translated as MTLERANLAKDLEICRILNGMWQVAGGHGQINFELAISEMLQYHKDGFTTWDLADIYGPAESLIGNFRETLGNEKEKSQAFTKFVPNPGPMSKSIVTHYIEQSLKKMKTNCIDLLQFHWWDYNNSSYIDALHHLSNLQREQKIKHLGLTNFDTERVKILIENNFEIISNQVQYSILDQRPEKIMTSYFAKHGIKILTYGTLLGGFFSEKYLDQDEPHRGNLITASLQKYKNMIDVWGGWSLFQELLHILDNIAKKHNCSIANIATRYILDKPQVAGVIIGARLGISNHREDNSNVFNFKLEQEDISSIKSITEKSNDLFEVIGDCGDEYR; from the coding sequence ATGACATTAGAGAGAGCAAATCTTGCCAAAGATTTAGAGATTTGTAGAATTCTAAATGGGATGTGGCAAGTTGCAGGAGGACACGGTCAGATTAATTTTGAGTTGGCAATATCAGAAATGTTGCAATACCATAAAGATGGATTTACTACTTGGGATTTGGCAGATATTTATGGACCAGCAGAGTCATTGATTGGAAATTTTAGAGAAACCCTAGGTAATGAGAAAGAAAAGTCTCAAGCATTTACAAAATTTGTTCCAAATCCAGGTCCAATGAGTAAGAGTATTGTAACTCACTATATAGAACAGTCATTAAAGAAAATGAAAACAAATTGTATTGATTTACTGCAATTTCATTGGTGGGATTATAATAATTCAAGTTATATTGATGCTTTGCACCATTTATCAAACTTACAAAGAGAACAAAAAATAAAGCATTTGGGACTGACTAATTTTGATACTGAACGAGTCAAAATCTTGATAGAAAATAATTTTGAGATCATTTCAAATCAAGTTCAGTATTCAATTTTAGATCAGAGACCTGAAAAAATTATGACATCATATTTTGCAAAGCATGGAATAAAAATTTTAACATATGGAACTTTGTTAGGAGGGTTTTTTTCAGAAAAATATCTAGATCAAGATGAACCACATAGAGGAAATTTGATTACAGCAAGTTTACAGAAATACAAAAACATGATAGATGTGTGGGGTGGGTGGTCATTATTCCAAGAATTACTACACATATTAGATAACATTGCAAAAAAACATAACTGCAGCATTGCCAATATTGCTACAAGATACATTTTAGATAAACCTCAAGTAGCAGGAGTAATAATTGGTGCAAGATTAGGAATAAGCAATCACAGAGAAGATAACTCTAATGTGTTCAATTTCAAATTAGAACAAGAAGACATATCTTCTATTAAATCAATTACTGAAAAATCAAATGATTTGTTTGAAGTTATTGGAGATTGTGGTGATGAATACAGATAA
- a CDS encoding Lrp/AsnC ligand binding domain-containing protein gives MAKAFVLIVNDSGSEDSVISNLRNIGSIKSAHGTFGSFDVLAKLESPSEDSILHDISQGIRKISKIRSTLTLLVDKKPGLQKTTESEQQVLDEHMAQAYIAIHCSKSDEDSIMNELKNIPTVVEADLLIGNYEIICKIVAPTYNEISEIISKKIRKIPGIKSTNTINLINKQGFSR, from the coding sequence ATGGCAAAAGCTTTTGTTTTAATTGTTAACGATTCTGGCTCTGAGGATTCTGTAATATCTAATTTGAGAAATATTGGAAGTATAAAGAGTGCACATGGTACATTTGGAAGCTTTGATGTGTTGGCAAAACTTGAATCTCCAAGCGAAGATTCAATTCTACATGATATCTCACAAGGAATTAGAAAAATCTCAAAGATTAGATCAACACTTACATTACTTGTGGATAAAAAACCAGGACTACAAAAAACAACTGAATCTGAACAGCAAGTTTTAGATGAGCATATGGCACAAGCTTACATTGCGATTCATTGCTCAAAGTCTGATGAGGATAGCATTATGAATGAACTAAAAAATATTCCTACAGTAGTAGAAGCTGATTTACTAATTGGTAACTATGAAATTATTTGTAAAATTGTAGCTCCTACATACAATGAAATCTCTGAAATAATTAGCAAAAAAATAAGAAAGATACCTGGAATAAAATCTACTAACACAATCAATTTAATAAATAAACAGGGATTTAGTAGGTGA
- the mce gene encoding methylmalonyl-CoA epimerase, whose translation MKIDHIAIAVNDVEESAKVYQQALGVENVEFETVATEGVKVAIIHLENGRVELMQPTNDESPIKKFLDKKGQGLHHMALETDDIEGEVQRMEGCGIQFLGKIRPGSAGTKVTFIHPKSLHGVLAELCSHPK comes from the coding sequence ATGAAAATTGATCACATTGCTATTGCAGTAAATGATGTGGAGGAATCAGCTAAAGTATACCAACAAGCTCTGGGTGTTGAAAATGTTGAATTTGAAACAGTGGCGACTGAAGGTGTTAAAGTTGCAATCATTCATTTAGAAAATGGTCGAGTGGAACTAATGCAGCCAACAAATGATGAAAGTCCAATTAAAAAATTTCTTGATAAAAAAGGACAAGGATTGCATCACATGGCCTTAGAAACTGATGATATTGAAGGTGAAGTTCAGCGAATGGAAGGATGTGGTATTCAGTTTTTGGGAAAAATTAGACCTGGCTCTGCAGGAACCAAAGTAACTTTCATTCATCCAAAATCACTTCATGGTGTTTTAGCAGAATTATGTTCACATCCTAAGTAA